A genomic window from Serratia liquefaciens includes:
- the phnE gene encoding phosphonate ABC transporter, permease protein PhnE, with protein MITGPTLTAEGMQALKQQHPEIFSQQRRYLRTVGIIAVAIALYYLFFFQFFGISWPQFVNGCHQLGRYFMRMFVWHDFVNWPFMYYFQQIFITIGIVFAGTITASLIALPLSFFAARNVMSTPLLRPISVVVRRFLDIFRGIDMAIWGLIFVRAVGMGPLAGVLAIVMQDVGLLGKLYAEGHEAVDKSPSRGLTAVGANGLQKHRYGIFTQSFPTFLALSLYQIESNTRSAAVLGFVGAGGIGLVYAENMRLWNWDVVMFITLILVVVVMIMDKVSSILRNKYIIGEDIPLYQQKSQID; from the coding sequence ATGATCACGGGACCAACGCTCACGGCGGAAGGGATGCAGGCGCTCAAGCAGCAGCATCCGGAGATATTCTCGCAGCAGCGCCGCTACCTGCGCACCGTCGGCATTATCGCGGTAGCGATCGCGCTGTATTACCTGTTCTTCTTCCAGTTTTTCGGCATCTCCTGGCCGCAGTTCGTTAACGGGTGCCATCAGCTTGGCCGCTATTTTATGCGCATGTTCGTCTGGCATGATTTCGTCAACTGGCCGTTCATGTACTATTTCCAGCAGATTTTCATCACCATCGGCATCGTGTTTGCCGGAACCATTACCGCTTCGTTGATCGCCTTGCCGCTGTCGTTTTTCGCTGCGCGCAACGTGATGTCAACGCCGCTGTTGCGGCCCATATCGGTGGTGGTACGGCGGTTTTTAGATATTTTTCGCGGCATCGATATGGCGATCTGGGGGCTTATTTTTGTCCGCGCGGTTGGCATGGGGCCGCTGGCCGGGGTGCTGGCGATCGTGATGCAGGACGTTGGGCTGCTGGGCAAACTGTATGCGGAAGGGCACGAGGCGGTCGATAAATCCCCGAGCCGTGGCCTGACGGCCGTGGGGGCCAACGGTCTGCAAAAGCACCGCTACGGCATCTTCACCCAGTCCTTCCCGACCTTTCTGGCGTTAAGCCTCTACCAGATTGAATCCAACACCCGCTCGGCGGCGGTGCTGGGCTTTGTGGGGGCCGGCGGCATAGGGTTGGTGTATGCGGAAAACATGCGGCTGTGGAATTGGGACGTCGTGATGTTTATCACGCTGATTCTGGTGGTCGTGGTGATGATCATGGATAAGGTGTCGTCGATTCTGCGCAATAAATACATTATCGGCGAAGACATTCCGTTGTATCAGCAGAAAAGCCAAATCGATTAA
- a CDS encoding putative mucin/carbohydrate-binding domain-containing protein, with protein sequence MPTITKSKSLYTLTRPVWLDAAGMSKGIDHDRQHLGIILAAGQVVRVRQTNAAFSGKLKLRLLNDDSKTEAEFTIGSSWVEASVKAVSVPFIDTPYVAGAPVVEVEYPDTSKILPVYRKGENETAFFARWDNQDAEFAFVESNYAALLVPKISKKELKALGEAKNIDGLIAYYDRIFTFYNALAGVSFEAEHDSDLNIKNRYFIKADKNGAGAAYYGGRWTAESSNSVSSFWLTPKDNNWGSLHEIAHGYQGHFMGDKNFATGEMWNNIYAACYQDVMLGARKYQEGWLYAHGDMAGVEKVIVDFIAKATPLNQWDLRSKLYFAVLMVDKAGKNAFTHFNQQYRKSCNTPGFVPSEHALLDMLSESFAVSGGQVDVTPFIQLVGGYVTPDQQKRNAFSHAKAVYPLYQLVAAQDLETVKTQLKLDSTLRLVDSAQLKATGLKGNVALSFDIDDFAQIYGEDLILLEGARYVRTVRISSPTMVLKDLPIGVYTLRLPTGKDRKYQLAQGYLVLKQGDNALKLGFVKKAASPIVSQEINLLGLSDAVFATVVADHGRGKVVIDVTSKEPHSYFPGETYAKITLRNAQNAVLFSKDIQGTAASLSHDELPLAVGDKIEIYHVEPGRVRVTPASPDIIDVKNKTNLLSITRAGLKNEALSGSPEAALLVRLEEAVQRLRGYRQAYLAPFSEFKDDIYLAINTFDSPQREQLWASYQDCIPAHNSRPGDHLGNAFTLAGKGIGDRQFLTGTVDLVKKTCTLSIEAGIAHHYFTDVYAAVSYTDAEGNVLYSDEVVGNQEQRARSVVLPISGYGGEVIQLRHEEPDNRLIITNEMQHVRLAEKGKQQSYCLTSVGLERMTE encoded by the coding sequence ATGCCAACTATCACTAAATCAAAATCACTTTATACTTTGACGCGACCCGTTTGGTTAGATGCGGCGGGCATGAGCAAAGGGATCGACCACGATCGTCAACATCTGGGGATTATTCTCGCCGCCGGTCAAGTGGTGCGAGTTCGCCAGACCAATGCGGCCTTTAGCGGCAAGCTGAAGCTGCGCTTGCTGAATGACGACAGCAAAACCGAGGCCGAATTCACCATCGGCAGCAGTTGGGTTGAGGCCAGCGTGAAGGCCGTATCCGTGCCGTTTATCGACACGCCTTATGTGGCTGGGGCGCCCGTCGTGGAGGTTGAGTACCCGGACACGTCGAAAATTTTGCCGGTCTACCGTAAAGGCGAAAACGAAACGGCGTTCTTCGCCCGCTGGGATAATCAGGATGCTGAATTTGCGTTTGTCGAGTCCAACTACGCAGCGCTGCTGGTGCCAAAAATCAGCAAAAAAGAGCTGAAGGCGCTGGGCGAAGCTAAAAATATCGACGGTCTGATCGCCTATTACGATCGCATTTTCACTTTCTATAATGCGCTGGCGGGGGTGTCATTCGAGGCCGAGCATGATTCTGATCTCAATATAAAAAACCGCTATTTTATTAAAGCCGACAAAAATGGCGCCGGAGCGGCTTATTACGGTGGCCGTTGGACAGCGGAAAGCAGTAATTCTGTCAGCAGTTTCTGGCTGACCCCGAAAGACAATAACTGGGGAAGCCTGCATGAAATTGCCCATGGGTATCAGGGTCATTTTATGGGCGATAAAAACTTCGCTACCGGTGAGATGTGGAACAATATCTATGCTGCCTGTTATCAGGATGTGATGCTGGGGGCGCGCAAATATCAGGAAGGCTGGTTGTATGCGCATGGCGATATGGCCGGCGTGGAGAAGGTCATTGTCGATTTTATCGCCAAAGCTACTCCGCTTAACCAATGGGACCTGCGTTCCAAACTCTATTTTGCCGTTCTGATGGTGGATAAGGCGGGCAAAAATGCCTTCACCCACTTCAACCAGCAATACCGTAAAAGTTGCAATACCCCGGGCTTTGTTCCTTCCGAACATGCGCTGCTGGATATGCTGAGCGAAAGCTTTGCGGTCTCCGGCGGGCAAGTTGACGTTACGCCATTTATCCAACTGGTTGGCGGCTACGTCACGCCAGACCAGCAGAAGCGTAATGCCTTTAGCCATGCGAAAGCGGTTTATCCTCTCTATCAATTGGTTGCGGCGCAGGATCTTGAAACGGTGAAAACACAGTTGAAGCTGGACTCTACCCTGCGTCTGGTGGATTCAGCCCAGTTGAAGGCCACCGGCCTGAAAGGCAACGTTGCCCTGAGCTTTGACATTGACGATTTCGCCCAAATTTACGGCGAAGACCTGATCCTGCTGGAAGGGGCCCGTTACGTTCGCACAGTGCGGATTAGCAGCCCAACAATGGTGTTGAAAGATCTGCCGATTGGCGTTTATACCCTGCGGCTGCCTACCGGTAAAGACCGCAAGTATCAGTTGGCCCAGGGGTACCTGGTGCTGAAACAGGGTGATAACGCGCTGAAGCTCGGCTTCGTTAAAAAAGCCGCGTCGCCGATCGTCTCGCAGGAAATTAACCTGTTGGGGCTGAGCGATGCCGTTTTCGCCACGGTTGTGGCCGATCATGGCAGGGGCAAAGTGGTGATTGACGTTACCAGCAAGGAGCCGCACTCTTATTTCCCCGGTGAGACCTATGCCAAAATCACCCTGCGCAATGCACAAAATGCGGTGCTCTTCAGCAAGGATATCCAGGGTACCGCCGCAAGCCTGAGCCATGACGAGTTGCCTCTTGCCGTTGGCGACAAAATTGAAATTTATCATGTGGAACCGGGACGCGTACGGGTGACCCCGGCCTCTCCAGATATCATTGATGTAAAGAATAAAACCAATCTGTTGTCGATCACCCGGGCCGGGTTGAAAAACGAAGCGCTGTCAGGCAGTCCTGAGGCGGCTCTGTTGGTGCGGCTTGAGGAAGCCGTTCAGCGTTTGCGCGGCTACCGTCAGGCGTATTTAGCGCCGTTCAGTGAGTTTAAAGACGATATCTATCTGGCGATCAATACCTTCGACAGTCCGCAGCGCGAGCAGTTATGGGCAAGCTATCAGGACTGTATTCCGGCTCACAATAGCCGGCCGGGAGACCACCTGGGCAATGCCTTTACCCTTGCCGGCAAAGGCATTGGCGATCGTCAGTTCCTGACCGGTACGGTCGATTTGGTGAAGAAAACTTGCACCCTGTCGATTGAGGCGGGGATTGCACATCATTACTTCACGGATGTTTACGCGGCCGTTAGCTACACGGATGCGGAAGGAAACGTACTGTATAGCGATGAGGTAGTGGGTAACCAGGAGCAACGGGCTCGTTCGGTGGTGTTGCCCATTTCAGGCTACGGCGGCGAGGTGATTCAACTGCGGCATGAGGAACCGGATAACCGTCTGATTATCACCAACGAGATGCAGCATGTCCGTCTGGCTGAAAAGGGCAAGCAGCAGAGCTATTGCCTCACGTCGGTGGGGTTGGAGCGGATGACTGAATAA
- a CDS encoding DUF1456 family protein, translated as MINNDVLRSVRYMLGINDAKMVEIIKLDNFDVAVSAMGTYVIKEGEPGFEKCPDEVMAHFLNGLVFFKRGKDDKFPAPEVELPITNNLVLKKLRVAFELKDTDMHQIFTAVDFRISKPELSALFRKEGTKNFRPCGDQMLRYFLKGLAQRLRGA; from the coding sequence ATGATCAACAATGACGTGCTGCGCAGCGTGCGCTACATGCTGGGTATTAACGACGCGAAAATGGTCGAGATTATCAAACTGGATAATTTTGACGTTGCGGTCTCGGCGATGGGCACTTACGTCATCAAAGAAGGTGAGCCAGGTTTCGAGAAGTGCCCGGACGAAGTGATGGCTCACTTCCTGAACGGTCTGGTGTTTTTCAAGCGCGGCAAGGACGACAAGTTCCCGGCGCCGGAAGTGGAACTGCCGATCACTAACAACCTGGTGTTGAAAAAGCTGCGCGTAGCGTTCGAGTTGAAAGATACCGACATGCATCAGATTTTCACCGCTGTTGATTTCCGCATTTCCAAGCCGGAGCTGAGTGCGCTGTTCCGCAAAGAAGGCACCAAAAACTTCCGTCCGTGCGGCGATCAGATGCTGCGTTATTTCCTCAAAGGGTTGGCGCAACGCCTGCGTGGCGCATAA